In one window of Opitutus sp. GAS368 DNA:
- a CDS encoding UDP-2,3-diacylglucosamine diphosphatase yields the protein MSKLHVRTVILSDIHLGTPHSKAEEVTHFLKHVRCDRLILNGDIIDGWRLRRGDPWTKAHTRFVRRVLTMIQKRDTEVVYLRGNHDDFIGRLLPMQFEHLSLVEDHILETSRGRYLVLHGDVFDGVVKNMVVLAHLGDLGYNLLLRLNRAYNWFRRLRGKEYFSLSQAIKARVKQAVSFIGKFEDQVAALARERGCIGVICGHIHTPADKMIGDIHYLNSGDWVESLTAIVEHHDGRFELATYREFAARFGPEPAAADEVDEPMQMPVLA from the coding sequence ATGAGCAAACTCCACGTCCGCACCGTCATCCTGTCCGACATCCACCTCGGCACGCCGCACAGCAAGGCCGAGGAAGTCACGCACTTCCTCAAGCACGTCCGCTGCGACCGGCTCATCCTCAACGGCGACATCATCGATGGCTGGCGCCTGCGCCGCGGCGACCCGTGGACCAAGGCCCACACCAGGTTCGTCCGCCGCGTGCTGACCATGATCCAGAAGCGCGACACCGAGGTCGTCTACCTCCGCGGCAACCACGACGACTTCATCGGCCGCCTCCTCCCGATGCAGTTCGAGCACCTCAGCCTGGTCGAAGACCACATCCTCGAGACCTCCCGCGGCCGCTATTTGGTGCTGCACGGCGACGTGTTCGACGGCGTCGTGAAGAACATGGTGGTCCTCGCCCACCTCGGCGACCTCGGCTACAATCTGCTGCTCCGCCTCAATCGCGCCTACAACTGGTTCCGCCGCCTCCGGGGCAAGGAATATTTCTCGCTCAGCCAGGCCATCAAGGCCCGCGTCAAGCAGGCCGTCAGCTTCATCGGCAAGTTCGAGGACCAGGTCGCCGCCCTCGCCCGCGAGCGCGGCTGCATCGGCGTCATCTGCGGCCACATCCACACGCCGGCCGACAAGATGATCGGCGACATCCACTACCTCAACTCCGGCGACTGGGTCGAATCGCTCACCGCCATCGTGGAGCACCACGACGGCCGCTTCGAGCTCGCGACCTACCGGGAGTTCGCCGCCCGTTTCGGCCCCGAGCCGGCCGCGGCCGACGAGGTGGACGAGCCGATGCAAATGCCCGTCCTCGCGTGA
- a CDS encoding glycosyltransferase family 1 protein, protein MQLVLVTETFSPEINGVAMTLGHLVHGLTQRGHQVTIIRPRQRAEKGAPALQVNGAVTQHLLPGLPIPGYPLLRFGLPAGRCLRRLWCTNRPDLVHIATEGPLGWSALNTAHVLGLPVTSSFHTNFHHYTHDYRFSWLFTLTAKWLRHFHNRTLRTFAPTRELCAELAADGYHNLRVLSRGVDTGHFTPARRDAAQRAAWGAPGDDPVVIHTGRLAREKNYGLIIRAFDAMRTANPRCRFVVVGDGPLRAGLAAKLPYVRFTGFVDRTTLAAHYATGDIYLHASVTETYGNVAAEALASGLAFAGYDYAAAHELVRPEENGLLVPLDDEAAFIAAAVRLATDPVLVARLRTRAPAAVAARSWDNVVTQFAADLAEAADKSLPRACHPGRSEGSSSMTAPAVILDSSLRSE, encoded by the coding sequence TTGCAACTTGTCCTCGTAACCGAAACCTTCTCTCCCGAAATCAACGGCGTCGCCATGACGCTGGGGCACCTCGTGCACGGCCTCACGCAACGCGGCCACCAAGTCACGATCATCCGCCCGCGCCAGCGTGCCGAAAAGGGCGCTCCCGCCCTGCAGGTCAACGGCGCCGTCACGCAACACCTGCTGCCCGGCCTGCCCATCCCGGGCTATCCCCTGCTCCGCTTCGGCCTGCCCGCCGGCCGCTGCCTCCGTCGGCTCTGGTGCACCAACCGCCCCGATCTCGTGCACATCGCCACCGAGGGCCCGCTCGGCTGGTCGGCCCTCAACACCGCGCATGTCCTCGGCCTGCCGGTCACGTCGAGCTTTCACACCAACTTCCATCACTACACGCACGATTACCGCTTCAGCTGGCTGTTCACGCTCACGGCGAAGTGGCTGCGTCATTTCCACAACCGCACGCTCCGCACCTTCGCGCCGACCCGCGAGCTGTGCGCCGAGCTCGCGGCCGACGGCTACCACAACCTTCGCGTGCTTTCCCGCGGCGTGGACACCGGCCACTTCACTCCCGCCCGGCGCGACGCGGCCCAACGCGCGGCTTGGGGCGCCCCCGGCGACGACCCGGTCGTCATCCACACCGGCCGGCTCGCCCGCGAGAAAAATTACGGGCTGATCATCCGCGCCTTCGACGCCATGCGCACCGCCAACCCGCGCTGCCGCTTCGTGGTCGTCGGCGACGGCCCGTTGCGCGCCGGGCTGGCGGCCAAGCTGCCTTACGTCCGCTTCACCGGCTTCGTCGACCGCACCACCCTCGCCGCCCACTACGCCACGGGTGACATCTACCTGCACGCCAGCGTGACCGAGACCTACGGCAATGTCGCCGCCGAGGCGCTGGCCAGCGGCCTCGCCTTCGCCGGTTACGACTACGCCGCCGCCCACGAGCTCGTGCGCCCGGAAGAAAACGGACTGCTGGTGCCGCTCGACGACGAGGCGGCGTTCATCGCCGCCGCCGTCCGCCTCGCCACCGACCCGGTGCTCGTCGCGCGCCTGCGCACCCGGGCCCCCGCCGCCGTGGCGGCCCGCTCCTGGGACAACGTCGTCACCCAGTTTGCCGCCGACCTCGCCGAGGCGGCCGACAAATCCCTTCCCCGTGCCTGTCATCCTGGACGAAGTGAAGGATCCAGCAGCATGACCGCCCCGGCTGTCATCCTGGATTCTTCGCTGCGCTCAGAATGA
- the mgtA gene encoding magnesium-translocating P-type ATPase yields the protein MNLPPGQYTLPESELFAQLGSSANGLTSEQAAAVLSKVGPNAVAAGGRHSMLRDLLDRCRNPLVIQLLVIAIVSYFMDDISSTVVVGAMVFLSVFLSYVQEARSSRAVEKLQKLVTTNVHALRDGKETAVPLEQIVPGDVVILAAGSLIPADLRVLSAKDFFLTQSALTGESMPVEKTADTNQTAGKAAFEFTNACLMGSNVLSGSARAIVLATGPKTYFGSLAEKLLGKREPTSFDKGVKDFTWLMIRFMIVMVSVTFVIVGLTKGNWSEALLFALSVAVGLTPEMLPMIITVCLSKGALRMARKKVIVKHLHAIQNFGAMDVLCTDKTGTLTQDHVVLERYVDVTNRSSEDVLRYAYMNSFYQTGLRNLLDRAILAHSDLDVERDCRKVDEIPFDFKRRRMSVVIDHEDRHVLICKGAVEEIAAACEHYQVDEDINPLVRLIRDDLLDEYRHLSADGYRVLAIAYREFDRTKQTFTVADESELILLGYVAFFDPAKDTSARAIEALTRSGVTVKILTGDNELVTKKVCHDVAMPITRVVTGPQLAALDEEAFGREVDEANVLARLTPDQKEKVIKTLRARGHVVGFMGDGINDVLAMKAADVGISVDTAVDVAKESADIILLEKSLLVLEDGILEGRQVFGNIIKYIKMGASSNFGNMFSVVGGAYFLPFLPMAPIQVLVNNLLYDFSQVGIPLDHVDPEYLNKPRRWNIKSIQNFMVFIGPISSIFDYATFFLMLYFFGCAAFSTAGATEADKAHWEALFHTGWFVESLLTQTLIVHIIRTQRIPFIQSRASRPMMFTTFLIMGIGLWLPFSPFAHFLGFTPLPGVFFLWLAAFLVAYSVLTHIVKMWFVRRFGMD from the coding sequence GTGAATCTTCCTCCCGGCCAATACACCCTGCCCGAATCAGAGCTGTTCGCCCAGCTCGGCAGCTCCGCCAACGGACTCACTTCCGAGCAGGCCGCGGCCGTTTTAAGCAAGGTCGGCCCCAATGCCGTCGCCGCCGGCGGGCGCCATTCCATGCTGCGCGATCTCTTGGATCGGTGCCGTAACCCGCTCGTCATCCAACTCCTGGTCATCGCGATCGTCTCCTATTTCATGGACGACATCAGTTCGACGGTCGTCGTCGGCGCGATGGTGTTCCTGAGCGTATTCCTCTCCTACGTTCAGGAGGCGCGTTCGTCGCGCGCGGTGGAAAAACTCCAAAAACTCGTCACCACCAACGTGCACGCGTTGCGCGACGGCAAGGAGACGGCCGTGCCGCTGGAGCAGATCGTGCCGGGCGATGTCGTGATCCTCGCCGCGGGCAGCCTGATCCCCGCCGATCTGCGTGTGCTCTCGGCCAAGGACTTCTTCCTTACCCAATCGGCCCTCACCGGCGAGTCGATGCCGGTGGAGAAGACGGCCGACACCAATCAGACCGCCGGCAAGGCGGCGTTTGAATTCACCAACGCCTGCCTGATGGGCAGCAACGTCCTGAGCGGATCGGCGCGCGCCATCGTGCTCGCCACCGGTCCGAAGACCTATTTCGGCTCCCTGGCGGAAAAGCTCCTGGGGAAGCGCGAACCCACGAGCTTCGACAAAGGCGTGAAGGACTTCACGTGGCTGATGATCCGCTTCATGATCGTGATGGTCTCCGTCACGTTTGTCATCGTCGGGCTGACCAAGGGCAACTGGTCGGAAGCGCTGCTGTTCGCGCTGTCCGTCGCGGTCGGCCTGACCCCGGAGATGCTGCCCATGATCATCACGGTCTGCCTTTCCAAGGGCGCCCTGCGCATGGCCCGCAAGAAGGTCATCGTGAAGCATCTTCACGCGATCCAGAATTTCGGCGCGATGGACGTGCTGTGCACGGACAAGACCGGCACCCTTACGCAGGACCACGTCGTCCTGGAGCGCTATGTGGATGTGACGAACCGGTCCAGCGAGGACGTGTTGCGTTACGCCTACATGAACAGTTTCTACCAGACGGGCCTGCGCAACCTCCTCGACCGCGCCATCCTCGCCCATTCCGACCTCGACGTGGAACGCGACTGCCGGAAGGTCGATGAGATACCCTTCGACTTCAAGCGGCGGCGCATGTCGGTCGTCATCGATCACGAGGACCGCCACGTGCTGATCTGCAAGGGTGCCGTCGAGGAGATCGCCGCCGCCTGCGAGCACTACCAGGTCGACGAGGACATCAATCCCCTCGTGCGGCTCATCCGCGACGATCTGCTGGACGAATACCGTCACCTCAGCGCCGACGGTTATCGCGTCCTCGCCATCGCCTACCGGGAGTTTGACCGCACGAAGCAGACCTTCACCGTCGCCGACGAATCCGAGCTGATCCTGCTCGGTTACGTCGCGTTTTTCGACCCGGCCAAGGACACCTCCGCTCGCGCCATCGAGGCGCTCACCCGCTCCGGCGTCACCGTGAAGATCCTCACCGGCGACAACGAACTGGTCACGAAAAAGGTCTGTCACGACGTCGCCATGCCGATCACCCGGGTGGTCACCGGCCCGCAGCTCGCCGCGCTCGACGAGGAAGCCTTCGGCCGCGAAGTGGACGAGGCCAACGTCCTCGCGCGCCTGACCCCCGACCAGAAGGAAAAGGTCATCAAGACGCTCCGCGCGCGGGGCCACGTCGTCGGCTTCATGGGGGACGGCATCAACGACGTGCTCGCCATGAAGGCAGCCGATGTCGGCATCTCCGTCGATACCGCGGTGGACGTGGCGAAGGAATCCGCCGACATCATCCTGCTGGAAAAGAGCCTGCTCGTCCTCGAGGACGGCATTCTTGAAGGCCGGCAGGTCTTCGGCAACATCATCAAATACATCAAGATGGGGGCGAGTTCCAACTTCGGCAATATGTTCAGCGTGGTCGGCGGCGCCTACTTCCTGCCCTTCCTTCCGATGGCGCCGATCCAGGTGCTCGTGAACAACCTGCTCTACGATTTCTCCCAGGTTGGCATCCCCCTCGACCATGTGGACCCCGAATACCTGAACAAGCCGCGCCGCTGGAACATCAAAAGCATCCAGAACTTCATGGTCTTCATCGGCCCGATCAGCTCCATCTTCGATTACGCAACGTTCTTCCTGATGCTGTATTTCTTCGGCTGCGCGGCGTTCAGCACGGCCGGCGCAACGGAAGCCGACAAGGCGCATTGGGAAGCCCTGTTCCACACGGGCTGGTTCGTCGAGTCGCTGCTGACCCAGACGCTCATCGTCCACATCATCCGCACGCAGCGCATCCCCTTCATCCAGAGCCGGGCGAGCCGGCCGATGATGTTCACGACTTTCCTCATCATGGGCATCGGCCTCTGGCTGCCGTTCTCCCCCTTCGCGCACTTCCTCGGCTTCACCCCGCTGCCGGGCGTGTTTTTCCTCTGGCTCGCGGCGTTTCTTGTCGCCTACAGCGTGCTCACGCACATCGTCAAAATGTGGTTCGTGCGTCGATTTGGCATGGATTAA
- a CDS encoding DEAD/DEAH box helicase, translated as MQTHGPKRIYTPQSLEFWFGRMEVDWEGQFDATHVDRGHDMYRDGEIREVELGAKDAIIHRKVEKKEEYAVIEWDNDRIKVRSSSTDVLLANAIAVAGLHEIEELLVDEMAALLPGALPKASPAAHGHHASANGNGNGANDAPKPDAPARDLLLSFTTNADGLVFLAYWKSGRSRIPALGNTANPPTAAERAKLIALATYARKAHFRYNQSTHAYALDALADIPGFLRDLLPHWKKQFAIELDVKVDNIKQGARAIEIEAVADRRGDGGLNLRWIFRAGEKLLTDEQAAALLKHGRTPMLLPDLGIVTLTPEKLEGYNQWRRNLEDTAAAGEIPPYLIFSLFNDHRLKVTLGPEIEAWRQKVLTPPATPPELPEYLRNYQRRGVEWMHHLCETECHGLLADEMGLGKTAQVIALLRTRPMAKFRHVVVCPASVVPVWREEIARFYPEAKVDILKSGNDFKTNKAPCIWLASYTQLRKHRALLDTTEFGYAILDEGQFIKNPDAKVTQACFAIKTRHRLVMTGTPLENRQLDLWSIFRYLLPGLLGSRAGFESALVLDRERTMNRLRQQVAPFILRRTKNEVATELPPKVEMDLLCPLTEVQRAEYARICTEGLARLGEDISLALREKSFGFLALLTRLRQVCCDPDLLPWMNSPLTDSGKLQLLVEKLSEVVASGHKVVIFSQFVTLLDRVRTALDQHYPDLPRYEITGMTVDRQKPVKDFQSAAGAAAMLVSLKAAGTGITLHAADYVFLLDPWWNPAVEDQAIDRVHRIGQTNTVFVYRMVTAGTIEERIQSLKGEKKQLFNQVVGHHSGDFEWTKHFSSLNSLIQLSAVEAGETELLNAAVATGPLGPALPAEPVPVITPPVAS; from the coding sequence ATGCAAACCCACGGGCCCAAGCGCATCTATACTCCGCAATCCTTGGAATTCTGGTTCGGCCGCATGGAGGTCGACTGGGAGGGGCAGTTTGACGCGACCCATGTGGACCGGGGCCATGACATGTATCGCGACGGCGAGATCCGCGAGGTCGAGCTGGGCGCCAAGGACGCCATCATCCACCGCAAGGTCGAGAAGAAGGAGGAATATGCGGTGATCGAGTGGGACAACGACCGGATCAAGGTCCGCTCCTCCTCGACCGACGTCCTGCTGGCCAACGCCATCGCCGTCGCCGGTTTGCATGAGATCGAGGAACTGCTGGTCGACGAGATGGCCGCGCTGCTGCCCGGCGCCTTGCCCAAGGCCAGCCCCGCCGCCCACGGCCATCACGCCAGCGCCAACGGCAATGGGAACGGCGCCAACGACGCGCCCAAGCCCGACGCCCCCGCGCGCGACCTCCTGCTGAGCTTCACCACGAACGCCGACGGCCTGGTCTTCCTCGCCTACTGGAAGAGCGGCCGCAGCCGCATCCCCGCGCTCGGCAACACCGCCAACCCGCCGACCGCCGCCGAGCGCGCCAAGCTCATCGCGCTGGCCACCTACGCCCGCAAGGCCCACTTCCGCTACAACCAGTCCACCCACGCCTACGCGCTCGACGCGCTGGCCGACATCCCGGGCTTCCTGCGCGACCTGCTGCCGCACTGGAAAAAGCAGTTCGCCATCGAGCTCGACGTCAAGGTGGACAACATCAAGCAGGGCGCGCGCGCCATCGAGATCGAGGCCGTGGCCGACCGGCGCGGCGACGGCGGGCTGAACCTGCGCTGGATTTTCCGCGCCGGCGAGAAGCTGCTGACCGACGAGCAGGCCGCCGCGTTGCTCAAGCACGGCCGCACGCCGATGCTGCTGCCCGACCTCGGCATCGTCACCCTCACGCCCGAGAAGCTCGAGGGCTACAACCAGTGGCGCCGCAACCTCGAGGACACCGCCGCCGCCGGCGAGATCCCTCCCTACCTGATCTTCTCCCTCTTCAACGACCACCGCCTCAAGGTCACGCTCGGCCCCGAGATCGAAGCCTGGCGCCAGAAGGTGCTGACGCCGCCCGCCACGCCGCCGGAGCTGCCCGAGTATCTGCGCAACTACCAGCGCCGCGGCGTCGAGTGGATGCACCACCTGTGCGAGACCGAGTGCCACGGCCTGCTGGCCGACGAGATGGGCCTCGGCAAGACCGCGCAGGTCATCGCCCTGCTGCGCACCCGGCCCATGGCCAAGTTCCGTCACGTTGTGGTCTGTCCCGCCAGCGTCGTGCCGGTCTGGCGCGAGGAGATCGCCCGCTTCTACCCCGAGGCGAAGGTCGACATCCTGAAATCGGGCAATGATTTCAAGACCAACAAGGCGCCGTGCATCTGGCTCGCGAGCTACACGCAGCTGCGCAAGCACCGCGCGCTGCTCGACACGACGGAGTTCGGCTACGCCATCCTCGACGAGGGCCAGTTCATCAAGAACCCCGACGCCAAGGTCACGCAGGCCTGCTTCGCCATCAAGACGCGGCACCGGCTGGTGATGACCGGCACGCCGCTGGAGAATCGCCAGCTCGATCTCTGGTCCATCTTCCGCTACCTGCTGCCCGGCCTGCTCGGCTCGCGGGCCGGGTTCGAGTCGGCGCTGGTGCTGGACCGCGAGCGGACGATGAACCGCCTGCGCCAGCAGGTGGCGCCGTTCATCCTGCGCCGCACCAAGAACGAGGTGGCGACGGAACTCCCGCCCAAGGTCGAGATGGACCTGCTCTGCCCGCTCACCGAGGTGCAGCGCGCCGAGTATGCCCGCATCTGCACCGAGGGCCTGGCGCGCCTCGGCGAGGACATCAGCCTGGCGCTGCGCGAAAAATCCTTCGGCTTCCTCGCCCTGCTCACCCGCCTGCGGCAGGTGTGCTGCGACCCGGACCTGCTCCCGTGGATGAATTCGCCGCTGACCGACAGCGGCAAGCTGCAGCTCCTCGTGGAAAAGCTCAGCGAGGTCGTGGCCAGCGGCCACAAGGTCGTCATTTTCTCGCAGTTCGTCACCCTGCTCGACCGCGTGCGCACGGCGCTCGACCAGCATTACCCGGACCTGCCGCGCTACGAGATCACCGGCATGACGGTGGACCGGCAGAAGCCGGTGAAGGATTTCCAGTCGGCGGCGGGCGCGGCGGCGATGCTGGTCAGCCTCAAGGCCGCCGGCACGGGCATCACGCTGCACGCGGCGGACTACGTCTTCCTGCTCGACCCGTGGTGGAACCCCGCGGTCGAGGACCAGGCCATCGACCGCGTGCACCGCATCGGCCAGACGAACACGGTGTTCGTCTACCGCATGGTGACGGCCGGCACGATCGAGGAGCGCATCCAGTCGTTGAAGGGGGAGAAGAAGCAGCTGTTCAACCAGGTGGTCGGCCACCACAGCGGCGACTTCGAGTGGACCAAGCATTTCAGCTCGTTGAACAGCCTCATCCAGCTCAGCGCGGTGGAGGCCGGCGAGACCGAGCTGCTCAACGCCGCGGTGGCGACCGGGCCGCTGGGGCCCGCGCTGCCGGCCGAGCCGGTCCCGGTGATCACGCCGCCCGTCGCTTCCTGA
- a CDS encoding porin, producing the protein MLNLKSKLLALVATLLCAGTALAQDSGPLIDLLVKKGIINDQEGETLRADLARDAATAVTSTISGGKSTASLTLAGRIQVQYAGLATNIDGAAVNPASTSHFFLRRIYFGAKANLGNGWSSSINYDFAGSTFDEAKVTWTLSDALAVDVGFRKVPFGLEEWYTSSGSLKAIERSPATRYFVESNNGRRLGAGSYRTGVFVGGKSDSGLFYNAAVTNPERDESAAGVASAGTQATNSPAFWGNVGYKVAPVEGLNYVVSASVGYLPGQGGFGTTFAGKGNNLTVYNAFTEISEGPWDLQLEYFGSDNQQGVSATQNAKSSAWSIQPSYKMGEFWEYTARYSYVNSDGRGVQTADGIRSAPSGGTMNNLDEWYFGFTRFFRGNDVKFQLGYIFGQSNDTVTGGTAKAKSQGIRSQMQVNF; encoded by the coding sequence ATGTTAAACCTAAAATCCAAACTGCTCGCGCTGGTCGCCACGCTCCTTTGCGCCGGCACCGCCCTCGCCCAAGACAGCGGCCCGCTGATCGACCTGCTCGTGAAGAAAGGCATCATCAATGACCAGGAGGGTGAGACTCTCCGGGCGGATCTGGCGAGGGACGCCGCCACGGCGGTCACCTCGACCATCTCGGGTGGGAAAAGCACCGCCTCGCTAACCCTCGCCGGCCGCATCCAGGTTCAGTATGCCGGACTGGCGACCAACATCGACGGAGCGGCGGTGAACCCGGCGAGCACTTCGCATTTTTTCCTGCGCCGCATCTACTTCGGCGCCAAGGCGAACCTCGGCAACGGCTGGTCCTCGAGCATCAACTATGACTTCGCCGGCTCGACCTTCGACGAGGCCAAGGTCACCTGGACGCTGAGCGATGCGCTCGCGGTGGACGTCGGCTTCCGCAAGGTGCCGTTCGGCCTGGAGGAATGGTATACCTCATCGGGCAGCCTGAAGGCGATCGAGCGTTCGCCGGCCACCCGTTACTTTGTCGAATCCAACAACGGCCGCCGCCTCGGCGCCGGCAGTTACCGCACCGGCGTCTTTGTCGGCGGCAAGAGCGACAGCGGTCTGTTTTATAATGCCGCGGTGACGAACCCGGAGCGGGACGAATCCGCCGCCGGCGTCGCCTCCGCGGGCACCCAGGCCACCAACTCCCCGGCTTTTTGGGGCAACGTCGGCTACAAGGTCGCGCCCGTCGAGGGCCTCAACTACGTGGTCAGCGCCTCCGTCGGCTACCTGCCCGGCCAGGGCGGGTTTGGCACGACCTTCGCGGGCAAGGGCAACAACCTGACCGTCTACAACGCCTTCACCGAGATCTCGGAGGGGCCGTGGGACCTGCAGCTGGAGTATTTCGGCAGCGACAACCAGCAGGGCGTCTCGGCCACCCAAAACGCCAAGAGCAGCGCCTGGTCCATCCAGCCCTCCTACAAGATGGGTGAGTTCTGGGAATACACCGCGCGCTACAGCTATGTGAATTCCGACGGTCGCGGCGTGCAGACCGCCGATGGGATCCGCTCGGCTCCGTCTGGCGGCACCATGAACAACCTCGACGAGTGGTATTTCGGGTTCACCCGCTTCTTCCGCGGCAACGACGTGAAATTCCAGCTCGGCTACATCTTCGGCCAGTCGAACGATACCGTCACCGGCGGCACGGCCAAGGCCAAGAGCCAGGGCATCCGCAGCCAGATGCAGGTCAATTTCTAA
- a CDS encoding ClcB-like voltage-gated chloride channel protein — MKEVVPQIYERLLRLLRWRLWIIEKLRPSPWQETLFWAAGAGVLGALAALTFRGGIELIHYMLTGTAEGIVDSFRDLVWWQRLAIPAVGGLMAGLVLLFGKRLHRGQSSTDYMEAILIGSGRLPVRATIVKSTAALFSIASGGSIGREGPMVQLSSVVASWLGRRGRLSAPQLRLLVACGAAAGIASAYNAPIAGSFFVAEIILGTIAMESLGPLAVSAVAATLTMRTLSNAHTLYSVPSFTLHSLWEIGPFVVLGLLAGTLAPFFLRSLRTVEGWFARTKLPVPARLALGGLVVGGLAVWVPDVCGNGYSVVVAILNGQLVWTALVLVLVCKWVATAASFGSGAPGGVFTPTLFMGASLGYLFGFAVHEVWPLGAADPRAFALVGMGALLAAASHAPVMAIIMLFEMTLSYDIIMPLMLCSVIAYYTARGIEDQSLYSEALNKKAAEAPEAVRLPGVVADLAKPQAAPVLLTARFEEIARLFLQTRHEEIYVTTPEGNYAGAISLHDIKPYLNDPAIAAHVIAGDLLRDDVPPVSLLAPLAEALRIFAQHAGQTLPVIEPGTGQLKGMLVKNDLLLALLEGRGAEKRSGHTQVPWRTS; from the coding sequence GTGAAGGAAGTGGTGCCGCAAATCTACGAGCGCTTGCTGCGCCTGCTGCGTTGGCGGCTGTGGATCATCGAGAAGCTGCGGCCTTCGCCGTGGCAGGAGACGCTTTTCTGGGCGGCCGGGGCGGGCGTGCTCGGGGCGCTGGCGGCCCTGACCTTCCGCGGGGGCATCGAGCTCATCCACTACATGCTCACCGGCACGGCGGAGGGCATCGTGGATTCGTTCCGCGACCTGGTCTGGTGGCAGCGGCTGGCGATCCCGGCGGTGGGTGGACTGATGGCGGGACTGGTGCTCCTGTTCGGCAAGCGCCTGCACCGCGGCCAGAGCTCGACGGACTACATGGAGGCGATCCTGATCGGCAGCGGCCGGCTGCCCGTGCGCGCGACCATCGTGAAAAGCACGGCGGCGCTGTTCTCCATCGCGTCGGGCGGCTCGATCGGCCGCGAGGGCCCGATGGTGCAGCTCTCGTCGGTGGTGGCCTCGTGGCTGGGCCGGCGCGGCCGCCTGTCGGCGCCCCAGTTGCGCCTGCTGGTGGCGTGCGGCGCGGCCGCGGGCATCGCCTCGGCCTACAACGCGCCGATCGCCGGGTCGTTTTTCGTGGCCGAGATCATCCTCGGCACCATTGCGATGGAGAGCCTCGGGCCGCTGGCCGTGTCGGCCGTCGCGGCGACGCTGACGATGCGGACGCTCTCGAACGCCCATACGCTTTACTCCGTGCCGTCGTTCACCCTGCACTCGCTGTGGGAGATCGGACCGTTCGTGGTGCTCGGCCTGCTGGCCGGCACGCTGGCGCCGTTCTTCCTGCGCTCGCTGCGGACGGTGGAGGGCTGGTTTGCCCGGACCAAGCTGCCGGTGCCGGCCCGCCTGGCGCTGGGCGGCCTGGTCGTCGGCGGGCTGGCCGTGTGGGTGCCGGACGTCTGCGGCAACGGCTACAGCGTGGTGGTGGCGATCCTCAACGGCCAGCTGGTGTGGACGGCCCTCGTGCTGGTGCTGGTTTGCAAGTGGGTGGCGACGGCCGCCTCGTTCGGGTCGGGTGCGCCGGGTGGCGTGTTCACGCCGACGCTGTTCATGGGCGCGAGCCTCGGTTATCTTTTCGGGTTCGCGGTGCACGAGGTCTGGCCGCTGGGCGCGGCGGACCCGCGGGCTTTCGCCCTCGTCGGCATGGGCGCGTTGCTGGCGGCGGCGAGCCACGCCCCGGTCATGGCCATCATCATGCTCTTCGAGATGACGCTGAGCTACGACATCATCATGCCGCTGATGCTGTGCAGCGTGATCGCGTATTACACGGCGCGCGGCATCGAGGACCAGTCGCTCTACAGCGAGGCGCTGAACAAGAAGGCGGCGGAGGCGCCCGAGGCGGTGCGGCTGCCCGGCGTGGTGGCCGACCTGGCCAAACCGCAGGCCGCGCCGGTGTTGCTGACCGCGCGTTTCGAGGAGATTGCCCGCCTGTTCCTGCAGACACGGCACGAGGAGATCTACGTGACCACGCCCGAGGGCAATTATGCCGGGGCGATCTCGCTGCACGACATCAAGCCCTACCTGAACGACCCGGCCATCGCGGCCCATGTCATCGCCGGGGATTTGCTGCGCGATGACGTGCCGCCCGTGTCGCTGCTGGCGCCGCTGGCCGAGGCGCTGCGGATTTTCGCCCAGCACGCGGGGCAGACCCTGCCGGTCATTGAACCGGGGACGGGCCAGCTCAAGGGCATGCTCGTGAAGAACGATCTGCTGCTGGCGTTGCTCGAGGGCCGCGGGGCCGAGAAGCGCAGCGGCCACACGCAGGTGCCCTGGCGGACGAGCTGA